In a single window of the Necator americanus strain Aroian chromosome X, whole genome shotgun sequence genome:
- a CDS encoding hypothetical protein (NECATOR_CHRX.G21691.T1) — translation MYGTGEELFLGTCDSRGVGGVGVLINTSMAKIIGSFEQLTTRIVHLGVRSYGPTPALTTFVAYAPTSGSLRRRRSKCFYMDLKKSYREDHQRSWTWESPGRVYRNEIEHITATKRFCLEDFAVAPKYYTEAENRFL, via the coding sequence ATGTATGGAACAGGAGAAGAACtattcttaggaacatgcgacagtagaggagttggtggagttggtgttcttatcaacacgagtatggcaaagatcATCggctctttcgaacaacttacgacacGAATTGTACATCTGGGGGTGAGAAGCTATGGTCCAACGCCAGCTCTGACTActttcgtcgcttacgctccaacatcaggctcattacgaagaagaagaagtaaatgtttctatatggacctaaaGAAGTCTTACAGAGAAGATCATCAGAGGAGCTGGAcatgggagtcacccggtagagtataccgtaatgaaattgagCACATCACTGCCACTAAAAGGTTTTGTCTCGAAGATTTCGCTGTTGCGCCAAAGTACTATACGGAAGCAGAGAATCGCTTCCTCTAG